Proteins from a genomic interval of Haliaeetus albicilla chromosome 13, bHalAlb1.1, whole genome shotgun sequence:
- the RPS6KC1 gene encoding ribosomal protein S6 kinase delta-1 isoform X8: MLKVVPLKSSLTPSSQDDSSIQEDGQESSKWMDSGSSSEEECTTSYLTLCNEYGQEKIDSGSLNEEPVVKLENEGLNTKERSCLQKCSDVGSDSFTSQIASQERKLFIDDAELEIASPTRILDSLTKSKNSPMELFRIDSKDSTSELLGLDFGEKLYNLKSEPLKPLFSVPDDDRSLDALENKMGVRAHDTISRGSNDSVPVISFKDAAFDDVNSIDEGRPDLLINLPGMSDETEEAAVSRPTKFTKTDRDMLEVKLLETPDVLQLNNSAEPCKAFDQEPNYVAPEVGDPSCKEANGQSGVTRGALGTLFTSDQEVGSSEDRALFQGLGACSLNVTSKEESLFVSNLLSGAQDVSLDEDMLRNEAVLLFSDQTEDFQKERTDPALLPAAESKETAPQREDKIVVAGEKEIHQIFQDLDERLAITSRFYIPEDCIQRWAAEMVVALDALHREGIVCRDLNPNNILLNDRGHIQLTYFSRWREVEDSCDNDAIERMYCAPEVGAILEETEACDWWSLGAILFELLTGKTLVECHPSGINTHTSLSIPDHVSKEARSLIQQLLQFNPAERLGAGVAGVEDIKSHPFFALIEWADLLR; the protein is encoded by the exons ATGCTGAAGGTGGTCCCTCTGAAGAGCAGCCTAACACCAAGCTCTCAGGATGACAGCAGCATCCAGGAAGATGGCCAAGAGAGTTCGAAGTGGATGGACTCAGGATCCAGCTCAGAAGAAGAGTGCACTACTAGTTATTTAACATTATGCAATGAATATGGGCAAGAAAAAATTGATTCTGGCTCTCTAAATGAGGAACCGGTGGTTAAACTGGAGAACGAAGGTCTAAATACCAAAGAGAGAAGTTGCTTACAGAAATGCAGTGACGTTGGCAGTGATAGCTTCACCTCTCAGATTGCATCTCAGGAACGAAAGCTTTTCATTGATGATGCTGAGTTGGAAATAGCTAGCCCTACTAGGATATTGGACTCATTAACTAAATCAAAGAATAGCCCCATGGAACTCTTCAGGATAGACAGCAAAGATAGCACTAGTGAGCTCCTGGGGCTTGATTTTGGAGAAAAATTGTATAACCTGAAATCGGAACCTTTGAAGCCATTGTTTTCTGTCCCAGATGATGACAGAAGCTTGGATGCCCTAGAGAACAAAATGGGTGTGAGAGCTCATGACACCATAAGCAGGGGTTCAAACGACTCTGTGCCAGTTATCTCCTTTAAGGATGCTGCTTTTGATGATGTAAATAGCATTGATGAAGGAAGGCCTGATCTCCTCATAAACTTACCCGGTATGTCTGATGAAACAGAAGAGGCAGCAGTGTCAAGGCCAACAAAGTTTACAAAAACTGATAGGGACATGTTGGAAGTAAAGTTATTAGAAACACCTGATGTCTTACAATTAAATAATTCTGCAGAGCCGTGCAAAGCATTCGATCAAGAGCCAAATTATGTGGCACCAGAAGTGGGTGACCCTTCCTGCAAGGAAGCAAATGGACAAAGTGGTGTCACTCGGGGAGCTCTTGGGACCCTCTTTACATCTGACCAAGAGGTAGGTAGTTCAGAAGACAGGGCTCTGTTTCAAGGGCTTGGAGCCTGCTCCTTAAACGTGACaagcaaagaagaaagtttATTTGTTTCCAACCTGCTCTCAGGTGCCCAAGATGTTAGCTTGGATGAAGACATGTTAAGAAATGAAGCAGTGTTGCTGTTTTCCGATCAAACTGAAGACTTTCAGAAAGAGAGAACAGACCCGGCTTTGTTACCAGCAGCTGAAAGTAAAGAGACAGCACCACAGAGGGAAGACAAAATAGTGGTAGCAGGGGAGAAGGAAATACATCAAATTTTTCAGGACCTCGACGAAAGATTAGCGATAACCTCCAGGTTTTATATCCCAGAGGATTGCATTCAAAGATGGGCAGCTGAAATGGTTGTAGCCCTTGATGCTTTACATAGAGAAGGAATTGTATGCCGCGATTTGAACCCAAACAACATCTTATTGAATGATAGAG GACACATTCAGCTAACGTATTTtagcaggtggagggaggttGAAGATTCCTGTGACAACGATGCCATAGAGAGAATGTACTGTGCCCCAG AGGTTGGCGCTATCCTAGAAGAGACAGAAGCCTGTGACTGGTGGAGCCTGGGTGCCATTCTTTTTGAACTCCTCACTGGAAAG actcTGGTTGAGTGCCATCCATCAGGAATAAACACTCATACTTCTTTGAGTATACCAGACCATGTATCAAAGGAGGCCAGATCACTGATTCAGCAG CTTTTGCAGTTTAATCCTGCGGAGCGTCTTGGTGCTGGCGTTGCTGGTGTTGAAGACATCAAATCTCATCCATTTTTTGCCCTTATAGAATGGGCTGATCTGCTGAGATGA